The nucleotide sequence tatttaagttgagatactCCTCGTTTAATTCCCagggtggtattattatccttaacatttattatgggcctttgagatttaatagaaaaatcgggcctagcccatttattctaacaatccccaccaaatttcatggctcataagaaatgttctcaaagttgtgcctgtttgatataccagtgttttggtggagactgttaagttgaacttccacctaggaaatgagctacatcagaccacaactgaacaatggactatgccttgaattgttagtcttgtgtgatcaggtttcactcaaacCCTTGAGTGTTATTGGGCTGCCGTTTGCATCCGCTTTctttggagcatataagtcaaactctaggccctttcatgagtatctagagatcgcccaaatctcatagactgtgactagcagtcgaactcatataggtgtgttccttttGAGATGTTCtacaggtcaacatctctgcttagaaaaaccactcggatcacattaaggcataagtcatcctaccatgcagagtagaagagaagtacatcatgaaaatgagcccttttcaagggtctcttctctcagccaCACAATAGTTTGAttcgccatccaaattcacgggatctccaaTCACAATGGACATGTTTCCACTATTGtacaaccttaggtgggtatcaagctCATTTCcttcgatgcactgtctatcacattatgtgatagccccttggtaaactgatttGCTAGATTTTTAGCCAtgtggacatagtccaatgctatcactccggagtttttctgctttctaaCATATTTCAGTGTTCTTTTGATatgcctagatgacttcatgttgtcctttgaactgttcactttaataatcactgtttgattatcacagttcattaggatagttagcactggtttttcaaccaccggcaaatccatcaggagttcacgaagccactcggcctcaactgtcgcaatatctagtgctgtaagttctgcttccattgttgacctcgttaagatggtctgcttacaagacttccaggaaatagcgccacctccaagtgtgaacacatatccacttgtggcttttatctcatcatcatcagatatccagtttgagccACTATACCATTCCAGTACTTTTGGGTACCCGTTATAGTTAATTCCATAGCTtatagtgccctttagatagcgcattactctttccagagcctgccaatgatcatctcctgggtttgagacaaaccggctcagcttgcttacagcaaatgagatgtcaggcctcgttgcacaagccaagtacatcaataaACCAATGATCTGGGAGTATCTCAGTtaatcccttgctattcttcggtttttccttaatagcacgctgggatcataaggagtaatagctggcttgcagtcactgtatccaaagcgactcaaaaccttgtccacattgtgggattgcacaagtgtaatcccaccctcatctcctctcagtagcttaatgttaagaataacattagtctctcccaaatccttcatttcaaaagtCTTAGACAGAAAGTcctgacctcctcaatcacattgaggctggtcccaaagatcaatatgtcatcgacatataagcacaagatcactccttctcccccaccatagcgatagtacacacatttgtcaccttcgttcacaacaaagccagcagatgtaagtgtggtgtcaaacttctcatgtcattgcttaggtgcttgcttaaGGCCATACAAGAATATCaacagtttacacaccattccctcctaaccttctagtacatacccgtctggttgatccatatagatctcctcctccagctctccgtttaggacagctgtcttaacgtccatctgatgaacgagaagaccatgagaggctgccagagcaagtagtactcgaatcgtggtcaaacGGGCAACTGGTGAGTAGGTGTCGAAAAAAATCATCGCCTTCTTTTTGGGTATAActcttggccacaagccttgccttgtacttttcaattgtaccatcaaGCCTAaactttttcttgaaaacccatttgcatcctacaggGTTGCACCCATATgaacgctcaacgacttcccaagtaccattagacataatcgagtccatcttactgcgtactgcttccttccagtagtcagcgtcaggagatgaatatgcctcttctatggttcttggagtgtcatccacgaggtatacaatgtagtcatctccaaaggattttgcaaccctttgtctcttactcttacgagtatctacaatgttatcctcctcaggatttccctcaagcgtttgatcattgtgttctatcggtgcaaagtgctcatggggtaTGACAGTTTTttgactagaagtgctaggtgtatttttcatgggaaattcattctcaaagaatgtagcatctctggactcaataattgtaccaacacgcatgtcgggtactctagaatttactattaagaatctataacccatgctgtgaatagcataaccaaggaacacacaatcaacagtattCGGTCCAAGATTAcatttttggctataggtacatttaccttggccaaacagctccatgttcgtaggtatgagagatttagtttcttcctttcccactcctcgaatggtgttacttccttatgcttcattggaattttattcaggacatgacgtgcagtcaaaactgcctcaccccaccattccttggaaagccccgcagtgtctaacatggcattcaccatcttagttagagtacggttctttctttcggctaccccatttgattggggtgaatagggaggcgtactctcatgaataattccaaactcttcgcaaaaggatgtAAACTCATTGaaaaaatactccccacctctatcggacctcaaccgtttgattttcctttcaagttggttttctacctcaacTTTATAAGTCTTAAAAGTAATGCAATGCTTCAtcatttgttttcaatagatacacataacaaaatctagtgcaatcatctatcagtgtaatgaaatatttctttccccctttagtccaCACGCCattcatttcgcacaaatcagaatgaacaagttctagaggtgccaaatccctcgcctcagatgccttgtgaggcttgtgATGTTGTTTCGATtaaacacaagtatggcacttgaaacctttgaccaaagtgaattttgaaATTAAACTCATGTCAGCcaagcgcgtcatacaaccgaaattcacatgacagagtcgcgaatgccacacattggactcatcattctcgctaatatggttcacaacattattattattacacatgtcatccaaagaaaagcggaacaagcctccgctgtcataactttttccaataaaagttccatatttagatacgacacatttattggattcaaacacaagtctaaaaccttctctacacagtagagagccgctaactagattcttctttattgaagggacatgctgcacgttcttcagctgcacggtctttcccgaagtaaacttcagatcgaccgtaccaacaccatgaacaaggaggaacctctcccgacctgataagaagaaaacaggaaaatatcagcacatacatgaatattagcaccagtatcaacctaccaatcaggtgaatgaaaaaacagagagaactatAGGTAATAatttaccgtaccccgatgttcctccgccctcgctaatgaccatgttggcagactttatgtctttgcgctcaggacagtaCTTGGCCCAATGCCTAGACTTGCCACACACgaagcagtctccctttgcctttcccttgcctttcttcttaaaattggttgtagccttgggtttgacatcaggcatgacttttttgttgttgtgggatgcatgagggttcttctgtaccataatggcactagaacctccctcaacctttttgccccggttgtcctttgccctagccttctcttcaacacccaaaaagccaatgagatcagaaacactgaactcttgtctcttgtgctttagaaaagtggcaaagtccgaccaaggtggcaatttggcaataataCCACccaccacaaacttgtccggcaactcacagttgttgttctcaagttccttagccagcatctgaatctcatgagcttgttctactacagaacggtcatcgaccatcttgtagtcatagaattgctccatgacatacagctcactgccggcgtcagaaactccgaacttggcctcaagtgcatcccacatgtccttccctgaaggcatgtgcatatacacgtccactatattgtcagcgagtacactgatcaatgctccacggaacaggcaatccgaagcctcgaacttaacctcttcctcaggagagacaggtggttcacttcgtttgccccgtgaaacatagaaacattgcatcgctgtcaaccacagtAGTGTACGTGCTTTCCACCTCTTATAAttagaaccatcaaaagcatgtggtttcagtgcagcagcaaacccaactaccgaaaatgacctatcaggtttttggattgttggaaatatagtcatatatcagcatattttaatccaaaatattaagacaataatcatgaCATGAACAATATGAGGTGATCTAGtgataaaatcaaatataaacaGGAGCATGCTTAAGGTAGAGTAAACATCATCTTCATACATAGAACGCAATTGCATTGCGACTAACAGAAATATCAAAAACTGAAATAGCAGTAGAGGATTATACCCTGTGAAAgtccctccgctggattgtgaggcataactgcctccgttggtgttgttgTTCTGTGCACCAGCTCTCGATGCGCCATTTCTAGGTGCAAGTGAGGCAGACATGGTGATGCAGACGTACGGTCGATGACGAACGTCGACGAACAGAAGACGAGAGCAGTCGTGcggaagcactccccaaaaacttgatcacccgcctacccggtgcagatctcaggcaaTGGTGTGGTTCTGAATGCCCTGCTCGTTCCGATCTCTCGTGCGTGCAAGCGATCAAAACCGGGGAAGCAGACAGAAGCAGCACAGGCtaggcgcgcgcgcgtgtggctttccgatccacacctcaaccggtcaacagggagcctccaataactccctatttaaaTTGAGATACTCCTCGTTTAATTCCCAGGGtagtattattatccttaatatttattatgggcctttgcaATTTAATAGAAAAATCGGGCCAGCCCATTTATTCTAACAGTAGCCACGCATGCAACGACCAACCACATGTACTGCTTGCCGTCGCGAATCGCTGTCTGCTTTGTCCAGCGCCACCAGTACCATATCCTGGGGCAAACCCGCTGAAAAGACTAACGAGCGCTCAGCCGCGCGCGTCCTCCCCCGCGCGGAGAGGGGGACGCGGCCAGCACGCggtttctcccttttttttttttaacgaacggttttcttcttttctgttttttttttcttttcgtatATTTTTAGTCcggtttccttttcttttttggcgcacgtttcttttttctgttttttctttccatatctttttcagttttttcggttttttaatACACACGTATACAAATgagtatacaaagtttatattgcatttacaaactttgtatatatacgtatacaaaattggtatattttgtatatatacatatacaaagtttatatataactatacaaactttgtatataaaaatatatacatattaaaaaaataataaatatatacaatatgtatacatacatatatactttatatacgtatatatatgtagtaGATAGGAGAGACTAGAGGAGTCAACTGACTGCGGGCCGTGCGGGGGGCGTGACTAATCGCCCATTAGGGCTTCCGAGAACGGTGCAGTGAAGGTGGAGGGCGCAACAGCGACTGGGGTAGCCTGCAGCGATGGAAAGCATAGGCCATGGGAGCTGGAGGGCAGCGACGACGGGAGTTGGGGGGAACGGGCTGCagggtatagatggccaaaacgCCTAGGCCCGAATGCCCGATGGCCCGGCCCATGGTATGGGGTTTTGCCCCGGTCCAGGCACGGCACATGTTGGGCCCGTGCCAACCCGGCCTGACCGTTGGGTCATGCCTCGGCCTCTGCCTCAGCATGGTGGGCTGGCCCAGCATGGCACGGTCCAATGATCGGAGGAAAATGGATGAGGGAGGAACTATAGACTTATTGTCAGCCATATAAGGCATGTGCAAATAGTTgagggcaaaatagacttattctagcCTATATGGCACGACCCAAAGAGATTTGgaaggcaaaatagacttattctaaaGACGAGTACGATGGGCTTTCGTGCCTCCGGCACGGCACAACCCATCTTATTAGGTCGCGGGGCGGACGCAGGATAAAAAATGACTGGGGGCATGCATCTATATAACTCATAGAATAGTTAGAAAGCCAAGTGAAACTCACCTTATTGCAGCTTCTAAAAACTCTGAGATATTACATTATTTTTAATAGTAATATATAGATAGGCCtttcaaataatgtcaattGTATATAGAAACAACATAAGTTAACACAAGCCATATAAATATTACTGAAACTAGTATATATAGATAAGAAATAAGATTTATAAATATAGTACATGGCATCCTTTTTACCCTTTTCACGACGGTGTTTCATTTTATGGAAACAATCGACAATCACGTCATTAGAGATTGTATCTAATATTTTCTTATGTCTTCATGTTGGGATGATAACTGCCATTCTATTCCTTTTACTGTATCCGAGGAAACTTGTCCATATGAATTGGTTGAGGCACTCCAGAGTCCAGATTTTTCTCAGTATTGGTCTAGATGCATTTGCACTAGAACTTCCTCCGGTGGTGTTCATAGCTGCtggatttttaataaaaaaattgttcatTATCTCACCAACCAAATCATGGGAATGCTAATTAGATAGAGCACATGAGGAGGGAGACTTATGGATCCATCCACTATAACTATTGATAGCACGAAAGGGAGGAGAGGGTCAAGGGGATGAGTACGTACCAGGGAGGCAGAGAGGAGAGAACGAGCAGCGCTGCTGAGGCTGAGGCGCTGACGATGATGAGCGGTCGACGAAGGCAGAAAGCGGCGATTCAGGTGAAGACGAACTGTGTGGCATGCGGGGAAGCGCGACGAATGGTGGGTTCGCTTTCTATTCCCTTCCCTGATCCATAATTTGCGGATTTGCCAGTTGATGGAATCTGGGAGAATTAGAGAAAGGGAGCGGCCGTTCGACCCCTCCACGCGTGCGCGATTGCGATGAAAGGAACAAAAACTTGGGGACTGAGGTCCTTCCTCCCAATTAAAGTGGGGGCCCATAGGTCATACTACTAGGGATATACCGATATACCTAAGGAGTGTAATTTTGACAAGGGTCCAAGGCCCTCATCATTTCTACATTAAATCCACCCCTGTTAGGTCGTGCATCCCACGAACGGACACAGCCCGATTCGGCGTGTAGGTCGGACCATGTCGGCATGACTGATCTCACGGCTGGGCATGGTCGGGCCGAGCAGCCTATTTGGCCATCTATGTGTAGGTTGTGGAGGGTTGGAGGCGTGGTTAGCACCAGAGGGAGGGGCGTATGTGTGGGATTAGTTGGTGGCACGAATGATTTCACTGAGACTCTAGGAGGATCGTTGAACTGATCTGGGCCATTGGATTTCACAATCAAACGGTGAGGGTCTAGCATGTCTACCTAAATTGCTCCATTATAGTATGGTAAAGATAAAgatagattaacagagacaccGTTGTACAAATCGAATCTTGCCTAAATTAAAAAAACCATCTCAACTGTCGAGCAGGTCCATGGGGCTCACCTAGAAGCATCTGCCGACGTTCCGTGTTTGTGAAGAAGAGCTGGTCACCGATAGCAAgaccccttgcattaattaagTGGATAGTCAGTGGCCAGGTGCAGCATCTGAAAGCCGTCTTGAAGAAGTGAGATCCGGTGTTGTTGTAGTAACGACTACAACTTTATCAGTTGGAGCACATTATAACCGTTGGAACGATGgagccaacggcttggattcCCTCTGCCATCCTGTTGCACCATCGATGCTACAGTATAAATTTGTCATAGTATTTTCTCTGCCCAAGGGCTAGCCCACCGGCCAGCCACTCTAGATTCACTATAGAACTAGGGGCAATAAAGTAATTTTCTCTTATATACCtttgtataaatatgtaaacattgcTCACAATAAAGTAATTTTCTCTTATATACCtttgtataaatatgtaaacattgcTCACAGTTGATCACATTTGAATACAGAGACAATACACATACAGTACTCGTTGAGTTTTGTCCTAACACCCGTGAACACACTTATATGTTAAATAAGAGGATAAACCTTAGTTACATGGTACTTGGTTGAGCTGTCTAACGCATTGTACGCGTCATAAACAGAGCCGGATGCGGCCGATCACATACCTGCGCGTGGTCGGGAACCGAGTAACGAACAAGACGGCTTGTTGGAACGAAGGGATAACGGACAAAAATTCGATGAGtataaaattatttaatttttataataggtaaagattaCGACGGAAACGTTCTGTTCTCTTTTGAaggctttttttttgtttatttttgccTTTTTATTTGGATGGATTTTTTTCACGGACTGCTTAACTGCCTTTTTTATTGCTgcataaaaaaatgaatcttTTGTTTTATTAAGGAACGACTTTTTTTCGCCGTTCTCGGGGAATCAGACTTTTCTTTTGGGGGACTTTTTCGCTCTGTTTTTACTTTTATTACGGACGGTTTTTTCACCCTCTTTACGGGGAATCGGACACGTTTTTTTTTCAAGGCAGCCCAATTAATTTGCTTGGATAGAAACATTAAATTAAAACCTATTCAAACACGGGTGATCTACCAAAATATCGGCAAAAACaccttcaatttttataatagtagagaagagatagagatatatggtttagttaatatGAAATGCATTGTGTTAAATtcgtttggatatatattttgttacaaaatcatgagctgcaattagagtccgatcgtctcaagttagcatgcgagttttttaaagagatttcttatacgatttctctgtattttcaaaagcgaacgaacttaaaaaccgactcaaatacgaatttgtatttctaaaagcaaacggACATAAAACCGAcccatacacggatgacgtaccaaagtaccggtaaaaacatatttaattttataatagtagagatagagatagagatagagatagagaagagatacaGTGAAGAGTTAATATGGTAATAGTTGTCAAAATTATTGTTCCTGCTCTGATATCTAGAAGGAATGTATACTGCGGTTGTCAACATTTGCCTCCTAACCAAAATCAAACCGGCCCCCTGGACGACGACTACTACTATATACACACTGGGTTGCCCTACATACATAGTTTTGCAATACGTTTCTGTGTCTCTTCTTGAAACCGAATAGATAAACAGATATAATTCCAAACCGAACTCTAAATATAAGGACCGAAATATAACCAATCGGATTTCTCGTTTGCCGCCTCTGCATAGTATAGATGCTGTGCCAACCAACCCGAACCACATCGCCGCCTCCACTCCCACCCCCGACCACCCCCTCCTCTTCCACCTACTCTCCTTTCTCGACGTCACCAATGGCAGCTGCCAGCACCACCGATCAAGGTGTAGCCGTTATCAACGACAGCCCACTGTGCAAGCTCCTCTCTTCCGGCGACGGTCGGCACGTCACGTTCCGGGTCGACTACGCGGCCGCGAGGCgacccgccgtcgccggccgtacGCTGCGCACGACGTGCGCCATCGGCGACAGCGGCGCGTACAGGTGTGAGGCGTCCTTCAGGCTGCTGATCGGGCGGAGAAAGCTGGCCGCCTTCGCCGTGGTTGTGTCCGGCCCACGCTACCGAGACGTGCACAAGGTGGTGGTCGATCTCGTCCTCGTCGACAATGCCAGGTCGGTGGCCCTGCAGCCGCCTACGAGATCCATGGCTATccaggccgccgccgggagCAACCAAGGAGGGTGCGGGTTGCTCGTCTCCAAGGATTACCTCGAGGAGAACTGCGTGCAGGATGGCGTCCTGGTGGCGGTGTGCTCCGTGCTCTTTCTCCCGGAGTTGCCACCTTGCCTATGGCTGGACTCGCTAGGCCACCGTCTCGCCGCCATGTCGAACAAGAAGGACAGTACTCTCACCGACGTATGCTTCGACGTCGATGGCGAGAGGTTCAACGCGCACCGCCTGGTGATGGCGGCGCAGTCGGAGGTGTTCAGGAGCTTGCTGTTCGGCTCCGATGACGCCGAGACCAAGACGGAGACCGCAGTCGTCACCATCGACGGCATCAGCGCCACCACCTTCAAGCACATGCTCCACTACATCTACTGCAACCAGCTACCGCCACCGGCCAccggcgacggtgacgacgatgacggcgaggCAGACCATGTCACGAGGATCGCCGAGCTGCAGCGGCTGCTCGTCGCGGCCGACGCGTACGGGGTGGAGGCGCTGAGGCAGGCGTGCGAGGACACGCTGTGCGCCGGGATCAACATGGACACGGTCGCCTCGACGCTGGCGCTGACGGAGAAGGGGTCGTACCCGAAGCTGAGGGGGTCGTGCCTCGAGTTCCTGTCCAACACGCAGATTTACTCGGTGGCGACCAACGACGAGTGCTACGAGGTGGTGCAGAGCTACCCGGACGTGCTGACGGAGATACGGGACAGGTTTAAGAAACCACGGCTAACTCCGAAATTCCCATCGACCGATACCAAAGATCAAAACAACCCTTAATTACAGTTGTTATCATGTTAATTAATTTCAGAATGAACTACCATAATGCCCATACGTTGCCACGGGTTTTCTTTTAAAGAAAACTTATAGCTTTGTTGTGTGTATATTATAAACCCCATAAAAATGTTATTCCAGTTGTCTAATATATTATCGTTATGCTACTTTCGTCGTTGTTACTGAGTTAGAGGTCTGTGCTAGTTTTGTTGTTGTGGTCTGTGTCCTATATAGGACTAGCAAATAGAGAGTCTTATCTCATTGTGGTATAGGTCATGTAGGATACTTGCACTACTGGAGAATTGATCTTTACTAGGTCGacccaaaaccacaatagtctagttccaaaaagaaccgggactaaaaatgatctttagccccggttgaaaACCCCACAGCCAttatatgatctttagtctaaagatggtttttagtcccgattcattCTCTGTTAGAGGCATGTCAGGGggcgaggatctttagtcctagttggtgacaccaatcgggactaaagatcaccactttagtcaTCCTAAAGATAATTTAGATCTTTGCTCTCGGTTGGTAttaccgggactaaaattcaacacgtagtatataatccctaacccttatcctctcctccacaatcACAACCACTTCCTCACAGGTCACAGCCGATcctcgcctccccttcctcctcccctctcctcccccttctcccctttctcctccctcccctggaGACGGAGGAGGCCACGCGGACGCGCGGCGTGTGGTGCAAACGTGCGGTTGCAGGGGGAGCACATGCGCGCGCAGCTGCAAACACGGTGCACTgagtagtagcagtagtagtgGCGCTGTGCTTGGAGcttgttttctctttcttttttttattttgtgaatcactgagatgtataattttatgattcattgtatggatttgagatgtataatatgtgatgtttttgatttgtgtgtaatttttttaggatttgtgatgtatttgatttgtgcgtataagtaactttaagatttgtgatgtggatttgagatgttactttgatttggagATTTAGCGTTTGGTTTGGGATGTGCATGCcactcgatttgggagaaaacaaaaaagaaacaaaaaagaaaagggggccATCTagactgccgctaccctctctttaccaactaggactaaagatccctatatttagtcccggtttttgctaccaaccggtactaaagatagATCTTTGGTCCCCATTATTTCAAccagatctttagtcccggattcctaCTCCCAGTTGgaaacccgggactaaaggggttaccaaccgggagtaa is from Oryza sativa Japonica Group chromosome 9, ASM3414082v1 and encodes:
- the LOC136351220 gene encoding BTB/POZ and MATH domain-containing protein 2-like, which translates into the protein MAAASTTDQGVAVINDSPLCKLLSSGDGRHVTFRVDYAAARRPAVAGRTLRTTCAIGDSGAYRCEASFRLLIGRRKLAAFAVVVSGPRYRDVHKVVVDLVLVDNARSVALQPPTRSMAIQAAAGSNQGGCGLLVSKDYLEENCVQDGVLVAVCSVLFLPELPPCLWLDSLGHRLAAMSNKKDSTLTDVCFDVDGERFNAHRLVMAAQSEVFRSLLFGSDDAETKTETAVVTIDGISATTFKHMLHYIYCNQLPPPATGDGDDDDGEADHVTRIAELQRLLVAADAYGVEALRQACEDTLCAGINMDTVASTLALTEKGSYPKLRGSCLEFLSNTQIYSVATNDECYEVVQSYPDVLTEIRDRFKKPRLTPKFPSTDTKDQNNP